One part of the Streptomyces ferrugineus genome encodes these proteins:
- a CDS encoding GNAT family N-acetyltransferase has protein sequence MSDLLVEPVVGEPMLEEWRYVHNVIVPPAAMDLDEVRERSGRYRLRNAYVGDVLVGCSTVRPPEGKGAVATVIARVLPEYRRRGYGSELYEEGLAHARVLGAGAVETCVLAVNEDGLRFAGARGFVEVDRYVLDGGTDLWVDLRLE, from the coding sequence ATGTCTGACCTTCTTGTGGAGCCGGTCGTCGGTGAGCCGATGCTGGAGGAGTGGCGGTACGTCCACAACGTGATCGTGCCGCCCGCCGCGATGGACCTCGATGAGGTGCGGGAGCGCAGCGGGCGGTATCGCCTGCGGAACGCGTATGTCGGTGATGTTCTCGTCGGCTGCTCGACGGTGCGGCCGCCGGAGGGCAAGGGTGCGGTGGCGACGGTCATCGCGCGCGTGCTGCCCGAGTACCGGCGGCGTGGATACGGCTCGGAGCTGTACGAGGAGGGGCTCGCCCACGCGCGTGTGCTGGGTGCCGGGGCGGTCGAGACCTGTGTGCTGGCCGTCAATGAGGATGGGCTGCGGTTCGCCGGGGCGCGTGGGTTCGTCGAGGTTGATCGATATGTGCTGGACGGTGGGACCGATCTGTGGGTGGATCTGCGGCTGGAGTAG
- a CDS encoding RidA family protein, protein MTKQQVGRRAVLSGSVFEERIGYARAVVDGDWVHVSGTTGFDYAAMTISEDVVEQAEQCLRNVGAALEEAGCSFADVVRVRYLLPVREDFEPCWPVLRRCFGEVRPAATMMVCGLADPRMKIEVEVYARRGGESHV, encoded by the coding sequence ATGACAAAGCAGCAGGTGGGGCGACGGGCGGTTCTCAGTGGTTCGGTCTTTGAGGAGCGGATCGGGTACGCGCGTGCCGTGGTCGACGGGGACTGGGTGCATGTGTCGGGGACGACGGGGTTCGACTACGCGGCGATGACGATCTCCGAGGACGTGGTGGAGCAGGCGGAGCAGTGTTTGCGGAATGTGGGGGCCGCGTTGGAGGAGGCGGGGTGTTCGTTCGCCGATGTGGTGCGGGTGCGGTATCTGCTGCCGGTGCGGGAGGACTTCGAGCCGTGCTGGCCGGTGCTGCGGCGGTGTTTCGGGGAGGTGCGGCCGGCGGCGACGATGATGGTGTGTGGGCTCGCGGATCCTCGTATGAAGATCGAGGTTGAGGTCTACGCGCGCCGGGGAGGCGAGTCTCATGTCTGA
- a CDS encoding alpha/beta fold hydrolase yields MVRRIDVTGTGGVRLAAWEFGDPPKNDPTTDQDGTLGVLLLHGLMGRASHWASTARWLSERHRAVALDQRGHGRSDKPSQAAFTREAYVDDAEAALEQLGLAPAVLLGHAMGALTAWQLAAKRPDLVRGVIICDMRASALGAASQREWADWFKSWPVPFATLADVRKWFGEDDPWVERPNPARGEFYAEVMHECEDGWRPVFVPDQMLRSRETWVFDAHWEELAQVRCPALVVRGLDGELGRAEAQEMVRVLPRGEYAEVADAGHLVHYDQPEGWRAAIEPFLDAVRSAG; encoded by the coding sequence ATGGTGCGGCGCATCGACGTGACCGGGACGGGCGGCGTACGGCTCGCGGCATGGGAGTTCGGCGACCCTCCCAAGAACGACCCCACGACAGACCAGGACGGCACGCTCGGCGTGCTGTTACTGCACGGCCTGATGGGCCGCGCCTCCCACTGGGCCTCCACCGCCCGCTGGCTCTCCGAGCGACACCGAGCTGTCGCCCTGGACCAGCGCGGCCACGGGCGCAGCGACAAGCCCTCCCAGGCCGCCTTCACCCGCGAGGCCTACGTCGACGACGCCGAGGCCGCCCTCGAACAGCTCGGCCTCGCCCCGGCCGTTCTCCTCGGCCACGCCATGGGCGCGCTGACCGCGTGGCAGCTCGCCGCCAAGCGGCCCGATCTGGTGCGCGGCGTGATCATCTGCGACATGCGGGCGTCCGCGCTGGGCGCGGCCTCGCAGCGGGAGTGGGCGGACTGGTTCAAGTCCTGGCCCGTCCCCTTCGCCACCCTCGCCGACGTACGGAAGTGGTTCGGCGAGGACGATCCGTGGGTGGAGCGGCCGAATCCCGCGCGCGGTGAGTTCTACGCCGAGGTCATGCACGAGTGCGAGGACGGGTGGCGGCCGGTGTTCGTACCGGACCAGATGCTCCGGTCCCGGGAGACGTGGGTGTTCGACGCGCACTGGGAGGAGCTGGCGCAGGTGCGGTGTCCCGCGCTGGTGGTGCGCGGCCTGGACGGAGAGCTGGGGCGGGCCGAGGCCCAGGAGATGGTGCGGGTGCTTCCCCGGGGGGAGTACGCGGAGGTGGCCGACGCGGGGCACCTCGTGCACTACGACCAGCCCGAGGGCTGGCGCGCCGCGATCGAGCCGTTTCTGGACGCGGTGCGCTCCGCTGGGTGA
- a CDS encoding TetR/AcrR family transcriptional regulator translates to MGGVSTVGDRVDRVPKQDRSRATRQRLLEAAVACLAEHGWAGSTVSVVAERAGVSRGAAQHHFPTREDLFTAAVEYVAEERSTALRDLFPDGAADDRHAVVSALVDLYTGPLFRAALHLWVAASNEDQLRPRVTELEARVGRETHRIAVDLLDADETRPGVRETVQGLLDMARGLGLANLLTDDTARRERVVAQWTGLLGEVLG, encoded by the coding sequence ATGGGCGGTGTGAGCACAGTCGGCGACCGGGTGGACCGCGTCCCCAAGCAGGACCGCAGCCGCGCCACCCGGCAACGGCTCCTGGAGGCCGCCGTGGCCTGCCTCGCCGAACACGGCTGGGCGGGCTCCACGGTCTCCGTCGTCGCCGAACGCGCCGGCGTCTCCCGAGGCGCCGCCCAACACCACTTCCCCACCCGCGAGGACCTCTTCACGGCGGCCGTCGAATACGTCGCCGAAGAACGCTCGACAGCGCTGCGCGACCTGTTCCCCGACGGCGCGGCAGACGACCGGCACGCGGTCGTCTCCGCCCTCGTCGACCTCTACACGGGCCCACTGTTCCGCGCGGCCCTCCACCTGTGGGTGGCCGCGTCGAACGAGGACCAGCTGCGCCCCCGCGTGACGGAACTCGAAGCCCGGGTCGGCCGCGAGACCCACCGCATAGCGGTGGACCTCCTCGACGCCGACGAAACCCGCCCCGGCGTACGGGAAACGGTCCAGGGCCTGCTCGACATGGCCCGCGGCCTGGGCCTCGCCAACCTCCTCACCGACGACACCGCCCGCCGGGAGCGGGTGGTGGCGCAGTGGACGGGGTTGTTGGGGGAGGTGCTGGGCTGA
- a CDS encoding SIS domain-containing protein has protein sequence MSDSKPADQFFDAAIGLLHRVRAEEAENIQAAGTMLADTVAADGRLFAFGAGHSSLAAQDIVYRAGGLALMNLLTVPGVVGVDVMPATLGSALERVDGLAGAVLDSSPLRDGDALVIISLSGRNALPVEMAINARALGVKVIGVTSVAYAARTQSRHTSGTHLKDHCDIVLDSKIAVGDAELTLDTIPAPFAPASTVVTTALLQAVMATTAATLADRGIEPPLLRSGNVDGGHDWNGRIFDKYGDRIFYRH, from the coding sequence ATGAGCGACAGCAAGCCGGCCGACCAGTTCTTCGACGCCGCGATCGGCCTGCTCCACCGGGTCCGTGCCGAAGAGGCCGAGAACATCCAGGCAGCCGGCACCATGCTCGCCGACACCGTCGCCGCCGACGGCCGCCTCTTCGCCTTCGGCGCCGGCCACTCCTCCCTCGCCGCCCAGGACATCGTCTACCGCGCCGGCGGCCTCGCCCTGATGAACCTGCTCACGGTCCCCGGCGTCGTAGGCGTCGACGTCATGCCCGCCACCCTCGGCTCCGCCCTCGAACGCGTCGACGGCCTCGCCGGCGCCGTCCTCGACAGCTCCCCCCTCCGCGACGGCGACGCCCTGGTGATCATCTCCCTCTCCGGCCGCAACGCCCTCCCCGTCGAGATGGCCATCAACGCCCGCGCCCTCGGCGTCAAGGTCATCGGCGTGACCTCGGTGGCCTACGCCGCGCGGACGCAGTCCCGCCACACCTCCGGCACCCACCTCAAGGACCACTGCGACATCGTCCTCGACTCCAAGATCGCCGTCGGCGACGCCGAACTCACCCTCGACACGATCCCGGCCCCCTTCGCCCCCGCCTCCACCGTCGTCACCACGGCCCTCCTCCAGGCGGTCATGGCCACCACGGCGGCCACCCTCGCCGATCGCGGCATCGAGCCCCCACTGCTGCGCTCGGGCAACGTCGACGGCGGCCACGACTGGAACGGCAGGATCTTCGACAAGTACGGCGACCGGATCTTCTACCGCCACTGA
- the iscB gene encoding RNA-guided endonuclease IscB, whose translation MLSKEGQPLMPCHPARARELLTKGRAAVARQVPFTIRLKDRTLADSEVDGVQLRIDPGSKGTGIALTDEKKETDEQGATVKIRRGLVSVELQHRGDQIHKCMQQRAGYRHRRRSANRRYRARRSNNRTHPETWLPPSLRHRVDTTLSMANRLCRYAPVTEIHVEFVAFDTHSMSAGRPLNGIEYAHGPLAGTNTRAYLQAQWNNSCAYCDATGVPLNIEHLAPRSRGGSNRIANLVLACVPCNRAKGSQSVEDFLARSPDRLARILQQVKAPLHDAAAMNATRWQLIEALGTLGRAVHTWTGDGTKENRSAMGLAKTHTLDALCVGALDHESGDAIVRFPEQALVAKATGRGSYARTTPDRYGFPRLRRARTKLHFGYVTGDLVRAVMPTGKWAGTWTGRISVRARGQHSLATPLGRINVSHWNLELLQRGDGYGYSTRSESPPSISRKTR comes from the coding sequence GTGCTCTCCAAGGAGGGGCAACCCCTCATGCCCTGCCACCCCGCCCGCGCCCGAGAACTCCTGACCAAAGGCCGGGCCGCCGTCGCCCGACAAGTGCCCTTCACCATCCGCCTGAAAGACCGCACGCTGGCCGACTCGGAAGTCGACGGCGTTCAGTTACGGATCGACCCCGGCTCCAAAGGCACGGGCATCGCCCTCACCGACGAGAAGAAAGAAACCGACGAACAAGGCGCCACAGTCAAGATCCGGCGCGGACTGGTCTCGGTCGAACTCCAACATCGCGGCGACCAGATCCACAAGTGCATGCAACAGCGCGCCGGCTACCGTCACCGCCGACGCTCAGCCAACCGCCGCTACCGAGCACGCAGATCAAACAACCGGACCCACCCCGAGACGTGGCTACCGCCCTCCCTGCGCCACCGCGTCGACACCACCCTCTCCATGGCCAACCGCCTCTGCCGCTACGCACCCGTCACCGAGATTCACGTGGAATTCGTCGCCTTCGACACCCACAGCATGAGTGCGGGCAGACCCCTCAACGGCATCGAGTACGCGCACGGACCACTCGCCGGAACCAACACTCGCGCCTATCTGCAAGCCCAGTGGAACAACTCCTGCGCCTACTGCGACGCCACCGGCGTCCCCCTCAACATCGAGCACCTCGCACCGCGCAGCCGAGGAGGCTCGAACCGCATCGCCAACCTCGTCCTCGCCTGCGTCCCCTGCAACCGGGCCAAGGGCAGCCAATCCGTCGAGGACTTCCTCGCCCGCAGCCCCGACCGCCTCGCGCGAATCCTTCAGCAGGTCAAGGCGCCCCTCCATGACGCCGCCGCCATGAACGCAACCCGATGGCAGCTCATCGAGGCACTGGGCACCCTCGGCAGAGCAGTGCACACCTGGACGGGCGACGGCACCAAAGAGAACCGCAGCGCCATGGGGCTGGCCAAGACGCACACCCTGGACGCTCTGTGCGTTGGGGCCCTGGACCACGAGAGCGGCGACGCGATCGTACGGTTCCCTGAGCAGGCCCTCGTTGCCAAGGCCACCGGACGCGGCTCATACGCCCGCACCACCCCGGACCGCTACGGATTCCCCCGCCTGCGGCGCGCCCGCACCAAGCTGCACTTCGGATACGTCACCGGAGATCTCGTGCGCGCCGTCATGCCCACAGGCAAGTGGGCAGGGACCTGGACCGGCCGCATCTCAGTGCGAGCCAGAGGACAGCACAGCCTCGCGACGCCCCTGGGCAGGATCAACGTCTCCCACTGGAATCTGGAGCTCCTGCAACGGGGCGACGGATACGGCTACAGCACGCGATCAGAATCGCCACCGTCAATTTCTCGAAAAACCCGTTGA
- the pdxH gene encoding pyridoxamine 5'-phosphate oxidase, producing MTDRDAVAIDPAEPVPDPAAMRKHYRAEGLAETDLAATPVAQFARWFKQAAEEAHLFEPNAMIVSTADAEGRPGSRTVLLKHFDEQGFVFYTNYGSRKARDLAENPYVCLLFPWHPMARQVIVTGVARRTGRDETAAYFRTRPHGSQLGAWASAQSSPIPSRAELDVSYAELAARYPEGEQVPVPPNWGGFRVAPQTVEFWQGRENRLHDRLRYVEEQDGGWRVERLSP from the coding sequence GTGACCGACCGAGACGCCGTCGCCATCGATCCCGCCGAGCCCGTCCCCGACCCCGCCGCCATGCGCAAGCACTACCGGGCCGAGGGCCTCGCCGAGACCGACCTGGCAGCCACCCCGGTGGCGCAGTTCGCGCGCTGGTTCAAGCAGGCCGCCGAGGAGGCGCACCTCTTCGAGCCGAACGCGATGATCGTCTCCACCGCGGACGCCGAGGGCCGGCCCGGCTCCCGCACGGTTCTGCTGAAGCACTTCGACGAGCAGGGCTTCGTCTTCTACACCAACTACGGCTCCCGCAAGGCCCGCGACCTCGCCGAGAACCCGTACGTCTGCCTGCTCTTCCCCTGGCACCCCATGGCCCGCCAGGTCATCGTCACGGGCGTCGCCCGACGCACCGGACGCGACGAAACCGCCGCCTACTTCCGCACCCGCCCGCACGGCTCCCAGCTCGGCGCCTGGGCCAGCGCCCAGTCGTCGCCCATCCCCTCCCGCGCGGAACTCGACGTCTCGTACGCCGAGCTGGCCGCCCGCTATCCCGAGGGCGAGCAGGTCCCGGTACCGCCGAACTGGGGCGGCTTCCGGGTGGCCCCGCAGACGGTGGAGTTCTGGCAGGGCCGGGAGAACCGCCTGCACGACCGGCTGCGGTATGTGGAGGAGCAGGACGGGGGCTGGCGGGTGGAGCGGCTCAGTCCGTGA
- a CDS encoding PAS domain-containing protein → MSASRRSGTTDELGPDEPEREGPGGSSAGSEGSAGGSDLLAALLDGMDAALCAFDGDGVVTHWNREAERILGWTAAEAVGRHGFAGWAVREADAEEVEGRLMSAMQAPGRQVHEFALLTKDGGRVLVRTQSAAVRGPDGKPAGVYCAFSEVHAQIDLERSIALSEALFEDASWGVVLVDADLRPAVVNAHAARALGIGRTSVLGRPLGELLAQGVEELESALTHVLAEGAPPAPAEIWVRVRTPEGERRRCWRCGFVRLASPLAEEPVPLGVGWLFQDVTEGKQAEQEAALLRFRVNQLHRAARAAAECEDPAEAATVHLDFALAGFADHALIDRVAGGAVADGEAAGPVRLVRVAVTPSGAPGPSLLGGEAGLPVRYVEGHPALQCVARSGSVRADAGSMPAEQARQWAVGRQWPADAVHALCAVLRSRGRTVGVVTFLRGAGRSAFERSDAVYAEDVAVRIASALDLAEALGSR, encoded by the coding sequence GTGAGTGCTTCCCGGCGTAGTGGGACCACCGACGAGCTGGGGCCGGACGAACCCGAGCGGGAAGGTCCGGGAGGTTCGTCGGCCGGTTCGGAGGGTTCGGCAGGCGGCTCTGATCTGTTGGCCGCGTTGCTGGACGGGATGGACGCGGCCTTGTGCGCGTTCGACGGGGACGGGGTCGTCACGCATTGGAACCGTGAGGCGGAGCGGATCCTGGGGTGGACCGCGGCCGAGGCGGTGGGGCGGCACGGGTTCGCCGGGTGGGCGGTGCGTGAGGCCGATGCCGAGGAGGTCGAGGGGCGGCTGATGTCCGCCATGCAGGCTCCCGGGCGGCAGGTGCACGAGTTCGCGCTGCTGACCAAGGACGGCGGGCGGGTGCTCGTGCGGACCCAGTCGGCCGCCGTCCGCGGGCCGGACGGGAAGCCCGCGGGGGTGTACTGCGCCTTCAGCGAGGTGCATGCGCAGATCGATCTGGAGCGGTCGATCGCGTTGAGTGAGGCGCTGTTCGAGGACGCGTCGTGGGGCGTGGTGCTGGTCGACGCGGATCTGCGGCCGGCCGTGGTGAACGCGCACGCGGCTCGTGCGCTGGGCATCGGGCGTACGTCGGTGCTGGGGCGGCCGCTGGGTGAGTTGCTGGCCCAGGGGGTCGAGGAGCTGGAGAGCGCGCTCACGCATGTGCTGGCGGAGGGTGCGCCGCCGGCGCCGGCCGAGATCTGGGTGCGGGTGCGGACGCCGGAGGGTGAGCGGCGTCGCTGCTGGCGGTGCGGTTTTGTGCGGCTGGCGTCGCCGCTGGCGGAGGAGCCGGTGCCGTTGGGGGTGGGGTGGCTCTTCCAGGACGTGACCGAGGGCAAGCAGGCGGAGCAGGAGGCGGCGCTGCTGCGGTTCCGGGTCAATCAGCTGCATCGTGCGGCGCGTGCGGCGGCGGAGTGTGAGGATCCGGCGGAGGCGGCGACGGTGCATCTGGATTTCGCGCTGGCCGGGTTCGCCGATCATGCGCTGATCGACCGGGTCGCGGGCGGCGCGGTGGCGGATGGGGAGGCGGCGGGGCCGGTGCGGCTCGTTCGGGTCGCCGTGACGCCGTCCGGGGCGCCGGGGCCGAGTCTGCTCGGTGGGGAGGCCGGGTTGCCGGTGCGGTATGTCGAGGGGCATCCGGCGTTGCAGTGTGTGGCCCGGTCCGGGTCGGTGCGGGCCGATGCGGGGAGCATGCCGGCGGAGCAGGCTCGTCAGTGGGCGGTGGGGCGGCAGTGGCCGGCGGACGCGGTGCACGCGTTGTGTGCCGTGTTGCGGAGCCGGGGGCGGACGGTGGGGGTCGTGACGTTTCTGCGGGGCGCCGGGCGCAGTGCGTTCGAGCGGAGCGACGCGGTGTACGCGGAGGATGTGGCGGTGCGGATCGCTTCCGCGCTGGATCTGGCGGAGGCCCTGGGCTCGCGGTAG
- a CDS encoding serine/threonine-protein kinase — protein sequence MLIAGRYRLGESIGRGGMGEVWRAYDTTLARHVAVKLLLPQDSDPTATSRFRLEAQTAARIGHPNVVGVRDFGEYDNRLFLVMELVEGDSLARLLAVSGAQPAERVARIAAQAAAGLAAAHRQGIVHRDIKPGNLLLDTDGTLKIGDFGIARFMDDPGAALTATGQIVGTSLYLAPERALGQPAGPASDVYALGCVLYQLLTGRPPFQADSAVAILHQHLDAAPVPPRELGVAGLPPAFENYLLGLLAKEPEQRPTAQQAADWFAAGGWQGHPQPLPEAAAPSAPSARSTAAMAAAPGPNRMGGTSSPTTYMLPSAQSSPPDRGGPGRAAARSHSRSRSRSRNGPRRVLVTAAAAALFVAAMLLGMLWFSPDNTAAEGTKTDTPPSPSASPSPSDASPSPVTAPSPVVETTAGREKTREQERREQKERDAENLDQQSQPASQQDDSDNDDESDDDD from the coding sequence GTGCTGATAGCGGGCCGCTACCGGCTGGGCGAGTCGATCGGGCGCGGCGGGATGGGGGAGGTGTGGCGGGCCTACGACACGACGCTCGCGCGGCATGTGGCCGTCAAGCTGCTGCTGCCGCAGGACTCCGATCCCACGGCCACCTCCCGGTTCCGGCTGGAGGCGCAGACCGCGGCGCGGATCGGCCATCCGAACGTGGTGGGCGTCCGGGACTTCGGCGAGTACGACAACCGGCTCTTCCTGGTGATGGAACTCGTCGAGGGCGACAGCCTGGCCCGGCTGCTGGCGGTGTCCGGCGCGCAGCCCGCCGAACGTGTGGCCCGGATCGCCGCCCAGGCCGCGGCGGGACTGGCCGCCGCGCACCGGCAGGGCATCGTCCACCGGGACATCAAGCCGGGCAACCTGCTGCTGGACACCGACGGCACCCTGAAGATCGGTGACTTCGGGATCGCCCGCTTCATGGACGACCCCGGCGCGGCGCTCACCGCCACCGGGCAGATCGTCGGCACGAGCCTCTACCTCGCCCCCGAGCGCGCCCTGGGCCAGCCTGCGGGCCCGGCCTCCGATGTCTACGCGCTGGGCTGCGTGCTCTACCAGCTGCTCACCGGGCGCCCGCCCTTCCAGGCCGACAGCGCCGTCGCGATCCTTCACCAGCACCTCGACGCCGCTCCCGTGCCGCCCCGCGAGCTGGGCGTCGCCGGCCTGCCGCCCGCCTTCGAGAACTACCTCCTCGGCCTGCTCGCCAAGGAGCCCGAGCAGCGTCCCACCGCCCAGCAGGCGGCGGACTGGTTCGCCGCCGGCGGCTGGCAGGGCCACCCCCAGCCGCTGCCCGAGGCGGCTGCGCCGTCCGCGCCGTCCGCGCGGTCCACGGCCGCGATGGCCGCCGCTCCCGGGCCGAACCGGATGGGCGGGACCAGCAGCCCGACGACCTACATGCTGCCCTCGGCCCAGTCGTCCCCGCCGGATCGCGGCGGACCGGGCCGGGCCGCCGCCCGCTCCCACTCCCGGTCGAGGTCCCGCTCCCGGAACGGGCCCCGGCGCGTGCTGGTCACCGCCGCCGCGGCGGCGCTCTTCGTGGCCGCGATGCTTCTCGGGATGCTGTGGTTCTCGCCGGACAACACCGCCGCGGAGGGCACGAAGACCGATACTCCGCCCAGCCCGAGCGCTTCCCCTTCCCCCTCGGACGCGAGTCCGTCGCCGGTCACCGCGCCGAGCCCGGTGGTGGAGACGACCGCCGGTCGCGAGAAGACGCGGGAGCAGGAGCGACGGGAACAGAAGGAGCGCGACGCGGAGAATCTGGACCAGCAAAGCCAGCCCGCCTCGCAGCAGGACGACAGCGACAACGACGACGAGAGCGACGATGACGACTGA
- a CDS encoding metal-dependent transcriptional regulator, which translates to MSGLIDTTEMYLRTILELEEEGVVPMRARIAERLDQSGPTVSQTVARMERDGLVSVATDRHLELTDEGRRLATRVMRKHRLAECLLVDVIGLEWEQVHAEACRWEHVMSEAVERRVLELLRHPTESPYGNPIPGLEELGEKDGADPFLDEGMVSLADLDPGGEGKTVVVRRIGEPIQTDAQLMYTLRRAGVQPGSVVSVTESAGGVLVGSGGEAAELEADVASHVFVAKR; encoded by the coding sequence ATGTCCGGACTGATCGACACCACGGAGATGTATCTCCGCACCATCCTCGAGCTGGAGGAGGAAGGTGTGGTCCCCATGCGCGCCCGGATCGCCGAGCGGCTGGACCAGAGCGGGCCCACCGTCAGCCAGACGGTGGCGCGGATGGAGCGTGACGGGCTGGTGTCCGTCGCGACCGACCGGCATCTGGAGCTCACGGACGAGGGGCGGCGGCTGGCCACGCGCGTCATGCGCAAGCACCGTCTCGCGGAGTGTCTGCTCGTGGATGTGATCGGGCTGGAGTGGGAGCAGGTGCACGCCGAGGCGTGTCGCTGGGAGCACGTGATGAGTGAGGCCGTGGAGCGGCGGGTGCTGGAGCTGCTGCGGCATCCGACGGAGTCGCCGTACGGCAATCCGATCCCCGGTCTGGAGGAGCTCGGCGAGAAGGACGGTGCCGACCCGTTCCTGGACGAGGGGATGGTGTCGCTGGCCGACCTGGACCCGGGGGGCGAGGGCAAGACGGTCGTGGTGCGGCGGATCGGGGAGCCGATCCAGACCGACGCGCAGCTGATGTACACGCTGCGTCGGGCCGGTGTGCAGCCGGGCTCGGTGGTGAGCGTGACCGAGTCCGCGGGTGGGGTGCTGGTGGGCAGTGGTGGTGAGGCGGCCGAGCTGGAGGCGGATGTCGCCTCGCATGTGTTCGTCGCCAAGCGCTGA
- a CDS encoding citrate synthase 2, with product MSDFVPGLEGVVAFETEIAEPDKEGGALRYRGVDIEDLVGHVSFGNVWGLLVDGAFRPGLPPAEPFPIPVHSGDIRVDVQSALAMLAPVWGLKPLLDIDEQQAREDLARAAVMALSYVAQSARGQGLPMVPQREIDKAQSVVERFMIRWRGEPDPKHVAAVDAYWTSAAEHGMNASTFTARVIASTGADVAAALSGAVGAMSGPLHGGAPSRVLHMIEEIERTGDAEAYVKQTLDNGERLMGFGHRVYRAEDPRARVLRRTARELGAPRFEVAEALEKAALAELHSRRPDRVLATNVEFWAAIVLDFAEVPAHMFTSMFTCARTAGWSAHILEQKRTGRLVRPSARYVGPGPRDPREIEGYADIAH from the coding sequence ATGTCCGATTTCGTACCCGGGCTCGAGGGAGTCGTCGCGTTCGAGACGGAGATCGCCGAACCGGACAAGGAGGGCGGCGCTCTTCGGTACCGGGGCGTCGACATCGAGGACCTGGTCGGCCATGTCTCCTTCGGCAACGTCTGGGGACTGCTCGTCGACGGCGCCTTCCGTCCCGGACTGCCGCCCGCCGAGCCCTTCCCGATCCCCGTGCACTCCGGTGACATCCGCGTCGACGTCCAGTCCGCACTCGCCATGCTGGCGCCCGTGTGGGGCCTGAAACCGCTGCTGGACATCGACGAGCAGCAGGCCCGCGAGGACCTGGCGCGGGCCGCAGTCATGGCCCTGTCCTACGTCGCCCAGTCGGCGCGCGGGCAGGGCCTGCCCATGGTGCCCCAGCGCGAGATCGACAAGGCCCAGTCCGTCGTCGAGCGCTTCATGATCCGCTGGCGCGGCGAGCCCGACCCCAAGCACGTCGCCGCCGTGGACGCCTACTGGACGTCCGCCGCCGAGCACGGCATGAACGCCTCCACCTTCACGGCCCGCGTCATCGCCTCCACCGGCGCCGATGTGGCCGCGGCGCTCTCCGGGGCCGTAGGAGCCATGTCCGGTCCGCTGCACGGCGGCGCGCCCTCCCGTGTGCTGCACATGATCGAGGAGATCGAGCGCACCGGCGACGCCGAGGCGTATGTGAAGCAGACCCTCGACAACGGCGAGCGCCTGATGGGCTTCGGCCACCGCGTCTACCGTGCCGAGGACCCGCGCGCCCGTGTCCTGCGGCGCACCGCCCGGGAGCTGGGCGCGCCCCGTTTCGAGGTCGCCGAGGCCCTGGAGAAGGCGGCGCTGGCGGAGCTGCACAGCCGCCGCCCGGACCGGGTGCTGGCCACGAACGTCGAGTTCTGGGCCGCCATCGTCCTGGACTTCGCGGAGGTCCCGGCGCACATGTTCACGTCCATGTTCACCTGTGCCCGTACGGCGGGCTGGTCGGCGCACATCCTGGAACAGAAGCGCACCGGCCGCCTCGTGCGCCCCTCCGCGCGTTACGTCGGCCCGGGCCCGCGCGACCCGCGCGAGATCGAGGGCTACGCGGACATCGCGCACTGA